One window from the genome of Oryzias melastigma strain HK-1 unplaced genomic scaffold, ASM292280v2 sc00398, whole genome shotgun sequence encodes:
- the LOC112139714 gene encoding uncharacterized protein LOC112139714: MHHKSSSSVQQKDDFLSVNVGKNVTLECPHKGQTLKRIFWSKKSFGRKPELICSFYVHSTEVEFFGEFKNNRRFRLDTENKNNHLKIFDFQFSDSATYNCIHSDSYILTFLESYSVLVKNSSSYIQTSVDQSSSENIHAGDSVTLNCTVHTGSCDGEHRVYWFKDSEDSHPGLIYTHGGRNDQCEHKKTQPHSCVYELLLKNLTRSHAGIYYCAVASCGHILFGKGTKLDLRGEFNLEDSSNWMKQFSD; the protein is encoded by the coding sequence ATGCATCATAAATCGTCTTCCTCTGTACAGCAGAAAGATGATTTTCTATCTGTCAACGTCggtaaaaatgtaactttagaaTGTCCTCATAAAGGTCAGACGTTAAAACGAATCTTCTGGTCCAAGAAAAGTTTTGGACGAAAACCAGAACTTATATGCAGTTTCTATGTGCACAGCACAGAAGTGGAATTTTTTGGTGAATTCAAGAACAATCGACGCTTCAGACtggacacagaaaacaaaaataatcatttgaagatttttgattttcaattttcagattCGGCTACTTATAACTGCATCCATTCGGATAGTTACATACTTACATTTTTGGAGAGCTATAGTGTCCTTGTAAAGAACTCTTCTTCTTACATCCAGACTTCAGTGGATCAGTCGTCCTCTGAGAACATCCATGCAGGAGACTCTGTGACTCTGAACTGTACAGTACACACTGGGAGCTGTGATGGAGAACACAGAGTTTACTGGTTCAAAGACTCTGAAGACTCTCATCCAGGACTCATTTACACTCATGGAGGCAGGAATGATCAGTGTGAGCATAAGAAAACACAGCCTCACAGTTGTGTCTATGAGCTGCTCCTGAAGAACCTGACTCGGTCTCATGCTGGgatctactactgtgctgttgCCTCATGTGGACACATTCTGTTTGGAAAAGGGACTAAACTGGACCTCAGAGGTGAGTTTAACCTTGAAGACTCAAGTAACTGGATGAAGCAATTTTcggattaa